The DNA window TAATACCTCACTATCCAGACGGATAGAGAGAGAACAGAGCGAAACATCCACTCCTGCACATTGTTTGCGGCTTGGAATCAATAAAAGCATAGCTTTAGGCTACGATGGTCGTCATGGCAACCGGAGACCCATCCGTGCACTATCCCACTCGCTCtctgcttctctctctctctctctctctctctctctctctctctctctctctctctctctctctctctctctctctctctctccccccctgcTCTTTCCgtgtctctctgtctttcttcatcttcctctctctttctctctcgtcctTTTCCCTTTTCCCCGTCGTTTCTACACCACTCTCGCGTCTCTCTCAAACCTCCACAGTTTATCTCCATCCCTCTTCGATCCTCAAACACGCACACCCTCTGTTCTTCTTTCGCCTtctctttttccctttctccCTCGCACCTTTTGGAACGTCACATCTGTGCGgcgttctctttttctttctcttcctttctcgtttctctttttttcttctctctctctctctctctctctctctctctctctctctctctctctctctctctctctctttccctccctctctctacCCCCTTGCTAGCTTCTAAAAAATTCTAGTTTGGTCAACTCAAATTTGTAACTGCGATAAAGCACCCTTAAACTCGTCTCGCAATCTAGTTATGATTCGGAATAGAGCAATTCAGAGAAACGGATCTCTGATGAACCAATGCCTGATGTTTTCTTCGAAAGAAtaagtaaaatgtataaaataaaactgtaactATAGAGATGTGCATAATGAGCGTCTACTCTCAGAAAAAGTCGGTCATaaactaatttcttttttcgaaTCTCTATCGCAAGTCTCATTGGCgcacaagaaaaaattagtatcaaattaaactaatataatcttttataaccatcattgttttataatcaagaatgcaatttttgcttctatgtaatttaattttccttaaagaatttaataatcttaaatttcaacaaaatattatatttttattttaatattataatatttataacagttGTCTAAAAagagcatatatatatacaattatttttataataaaatagtataaaaagtTCTAATTGATTCTTGATTTGAAGattctaattaaattgtattttttctatcttatttttttcttaacttatgaaaattattgttaaatgataaaaatatatatatttttaaactatacAGAACTTCTTTGTGTTAGTTTATGTTTGTTTGACgttatataatcttattttgatatttaacgttttgaaaataagaatattctcAAATCaagaatgttctttttttcggtacaaaaaaatagtttatttctATTGCATCCAatggttttaaattttaaaaatctgtcattatttgttaataaaatgcaacGGCAGATCAACTGAAATCGAGCTAAAAGCTGTGTCGCGATTTCTGGCGGTACAACGCGACATTGTTGTTACCTTTTATTCACATAAAATGTGCGTTTATACAGCAAGCAAATAACgacaatgttaataaatattgtcatTATTTATGCCGTTATATAAACGTGGATAAACGCAACGGGAAACTTTAATATcccaaaaatgtatatttaccTGCACCGTATAAAAACAGTTGCGTAATAATGCATAACAAAAGACCGAGTTTCCGCACGTGGAGCTTTTTCAATTCTTGTCGTGCGGAATAAAGGGGACCGAACCGCACGTAATAGCAGAAATATTATCGTCAGTACTACCGTGATTTTGTCTAAATTTgtgtaaatgtaatattacaactCTCCGTAAGTAGTTATTGGCTGTATCCACATGAAAGAGACCGCGAAAAAATCTCTCGGAGAattctctaatttttttcagacatTCTCGTTCAAATTTCCAGGCAAAATTAAAGCGCTTTTCTATGCAAATTTAAGACAGATTTAGTCACTGCGTGAGCTTCGCCGCGTTCCCTGCTTACAATCTCATGCGGAAAAGAAAATTGAGGATCACTCAGGTGACGAATAATAGATTCTGAAAAGGTGGATGGAAATggaatatttctataaaattggcctttctctctttttatatttctcgttaaatttctataaataaaattttttaaggagtgtaacaaaagagaaaaattgcgCTAAgtatgcatatgtaaaaatgttgaacaaAGGAGAGAAATATATCTatctaaagtaatatatctttaataaaaagtattttacatttttaaaaacattccacatatatttttaatattatatttattttcttatttatttatttaaaaataattgttttaattaaaaaattatatctaaaacatatttttaattagctgAACCTAACCTTCTcacaaagatattttaaaaataaatgtttactaAGGAGGAGTTTATTTGCTAATTTGATCGAACCCTCCCGCTTTCTgtcgaaaaataatacaacatCATCGAAGGGACGAATCTCAACAGAAACTCTCCGAGTTCCGGTAAAATTCCTTAATAATTTCTCCGGCTACTCTACAAAGAGAAAAACTAGATAAGTTCCAGAAGAATTCCAAGCTTCCCAGATCCTTTCCAGGCGGTGGACGCCCAGAGCGAGCCGAACGGAGTAATCCGCGCGCTTATTCCGCGTGGCAAAAGAAGCGAGGTGATCGGATTAGCCGACTTTTCGCAGGGATTTGGACGAAAACCAAACGAGAGCGCCCGCTCAAAGAGAGCGGGCCGCGCGTTCGGAGCAACTCGTTCAGCACGCAAACTCGGCACGGAAAAACGTCGATAAGCGTCGCGCGCGCTTCTCCCGCCGATCAAGTCGAGAGCGACCGGGATCCCGTGGAATCAGCGCACGGGATCGAGAGAGAGTGTGGAGGGTGGATCGTGCACTCGATCTTCGCGGGCGGGGTCGGATCCATCGCCGACCGGGTCGATCGACGCACCACCGCGAGACGTCCAAGACAAGGTAAAGATAAATAGCGCCGGGCGCGTAGCCGCCACCTCTGGCTCTACGGAATTTCGGGGATGCAACGCGACTACCCCAGGAGAGGAGCCCAGGTTATAGACCACTGACCTGGAGCTCCATCTATCCGGAAAGCGGCGACTACCCTCCGCGAGGGGTTGTCCTCGGCCTTGCGAGACGCGAGATATATCCGCCGATAATCGCGGCCAGCGGACAACGTATAAGCTAGGGGAATCGCTGTCGAGAAACACGGAGATACCGGGTTTCGTGACAGCAATTTTGCGTATGATATTGCGGAGACATATGTCCGATCTCTCCCCAGTGACACTGATAAACTTACCGCGGACATAAATGTACATTTGGATAACAAATGCATATATGGCGTATAATGGAAGGCCTGGTACATTTCAAATCGTATCGTAGGGTCACTGCATCAGTCATCAAACGATCACTAACACACAAAagactatttaaaaaaagtattaaagtaataagattataaaataataaattgcaaattatttgatattttttaaatctaattgttatatatatttgattaaaacattattttttacttaaaaatgtaattatattatttttatttattgattgacTGGTACAGTGactttatagataaaaatgcAACGTATTGAAACATgtttaatgatatataaataaacataatataaatacaaatgaatatgtattataatgcaATTACATAATATCAATGTACTACATttatatgtgttatataataatattaattttttttttttattctaaaacaaAGTTGTATCACACAAGCGAAATAGAGATTTCTTTGTATGATGATTGTCCTTACCAAAGTTCCCTCGAAAATTTACAGTGGTAAAATCCCACAACGTATTGACAAAagacagaaaattttaagataaaacatTTACTTAGTTTACTTCTCTTCCGCGATTGAACGAAAGGGCAGATAAGTAAAACAATCGTGCACAAAGGAGACGGAAAATACATTCGTATATTATGGTCTTATTAGCACCTGTACGCAATCTCGCTCGACATTCGACAGATTAACGTCAAATCCATAAGCTCGTCTCTCCGTGCATCCGCTACGCCCCGGGTAACGGGAGATCGTTGCCGATTCTGACAATCGGAGAGGAGAATGTCGAGTGAATGTTGCAGGTCCCCTGTAAGGCGACACAGGTACATATGGGCTCTCCCGTCGTGAATGGAccaaatgatataaattatttatagatttcgACACccagagagaaggagaaagagggacAGAAGCGGGCGCGGAGGGTGCGCGGAATTGGGGTGCGTCGGGACCCCCCGGGGGGTTCGTTCGCGCATCGAAAACCCCCGAGGGACTCCCCCGCTCTCCTCTTAGCATATGCATTCTCGCTTCGAGATCACCGTAAGcctatataaaattgattccTAAGTACCTCGTATTCGTTTCGGCCTCGTGTGTCTTTTAACACTTACGTATTTGTCTCTTTCCACTCTCTgtgctttttcttttttcacaaatatgtCGTAAATGAAAACAGTTGTGATGAACATTGTCTTTAAAGAacccttaaaaaattctttgaaatttcaaGAAAGAAAAGGTTTCTTCCAATTTTTCCCTTGTCACATTTTTTggttcatatttttttcttaaaaaaaaaaaataccacGTTTACTGGTTTTCCATATCAATGGTTTTaaagtttcttttatatttaagaactttaataaataggtaattcaatattaaaatccaTTGTCATTATTACAGTCgttttttccatattttccGAAAAAGAATGGGAAAGATTATTTTtcggaaaattaaaaaaactcgaATTACGAATATCGCAACGAGGTTAAAATCCTCGATCATCTTCGGCAACGTAGCGAGTATGACACAAACTatgttttactaataaaaaaattctttgtgtATAAAAGGCATGGATCTTGAATGATTATTAGCCATTCTCGAATAaacacagaaataaaaaaagcgtCGCGCAGTCGAGACCGACTGGACTGTCTTGAGGAACGATTCAATAATCTCTCTGACTGTATTATACGTCGAACACTTTCGAGTTTTCGATCTTGTAACAAATCAGGCCGGGCCCACGATCTTGCAGCTCGCCCCCCTGGGGTCCAATCTAAATCAATGGGCTTGTGGGTAATCGCATAATAATTACCGTGGACCCCCTCTACCGCCCATCTGTCGCTGACCGACGGGGTGTTCGACCCTCGGAAGAGGCAGGCACTCCACACACGGCGACACACCCGATGAACATGTCCCAGCAGGTCCCATTGTCAATGGGCACCGTTCGGAATGTCGCGAAGAGTGGAGTCGCCCCTCGGCAGTCATCATTCTTTCTGTACCGCGTCACACGCCCGGTCGTGTACAAACCACCGCGAAATGTAATTCTCTAATATCTTACCTCaaactttaacttaaatcCGTGCAAATTAAACCCATATATGTGAGACTCGCATCATACCTTTAGTTGTACAgacacatttatttaaagtaacaaaGCTTAAATAGTAACATTATGTTATTCgtaatttatttcagataacaAAATGaggacaatatttttaatcagcTTTTGTCTCGGCCTAACAACCGGTCACTTTCGTGGACCACATCATCCAAGGAGCAGCGTGTCCCACCATCATTATGTACCCGAAAAAGACGCGATTAAATTGACGCAAGATGACGAGCTGCTTCACGATACAACGTGAGACACAATTAAATGATATAACTAGTTTTCTAAATAAACTTAGGTattgttttatcatttttaatcctctgctgttttatatataattattaatacacgttattttttatgatacatCTGTACACATGATGGATCGTTCGTGTTTAGGTTTATTTTaggtttaggtttaggtttattttttattgcttttacaaatataaaaaaaatttttaatgattttacatATACTTTGACATAATTGCTTTGcttttagttataaaaaaaaacaaatgcacAGGATATAAATAATCTCATCGTGTGTACAGAGTTAATTccttcatatatttatacgtatacaaaaaacaatttgatagattaataaaagatcatgttaacatgtatataattatcaattattgatatttaaatatcaaagttaaatataatatttaaatatcgaaatgttttcaatttaatatttatatatgtgaatATAATCCGTGACTTTATCTCACGATTTTAGACATTTGAAGGAAGATATGGGTTCTATGGCCGATCAACTCGATTTTTCGAAAATGACCGAACAAGAAATAGAATTCCATTATTTTCAGTACGTTTAAAACAAAGATTGTCTCATTTGTTCACGTTTATTAAGCTTATtgctaatatattttcaactaTAGGATTCACGATATCGACAATAATACGAAGTTAGACGGATTAGAAATTCTTCACGCTCTTCAACATACTTTGCATGAGCATGACGAAGATGTGTTACAATCGGATCAAGACTGGATTATAGGTACGTTTAAATtccacattaaaaaaacattatatatttacattatgtcAACTTTTTCTCTAaggtatgtaataaaattatacaattctgttttatttttaatagagcTTATAGATAAAGTACTGGAAGAGGACGACTTAAACAACGATGGATATCTAGAATATGTCGAGTATGTGTTAGGAAGACAAAGAGATCATGCCGCACAAAAGAAACGCAACAAGCTCAGAATTGGAACGTGAAAATTGTAGAATTTATAATCACATATTTGCATCAcagagaataatttataattatgtgtcAATATTTTGTGTTGTTAAATTGGACTTAAAAGCAATGaagaaacgtaaaaaaatgaaaaaaaattctgacaaaaattatttaaatattaacaaaaaatattgaaacaaagaatttaaaaaaagacagtggttcaatataaatacaattaaataactatatatatcatttttatttcataaaaaacaaaaaattgtaaattaattccttatttaatatatacatatatgtatatatatatatatatatatatatatatatatatgtgtatatatatatatatatatatatatatatatatatatattaagttattagtagttttcttaattataattaagaatcaCCGGGTACAAAGagttaaaataagatatattgtaaaagctaatatgaattataaaatacaatataacaggAATCATTGTcgatattatattgatattcaGTATTATGTCACAGAACTTGTACACagttttctatttaatactgCTTTATAtagttctttttcttttcttttcttaaacaaGATTTGTGTATCAGCACAGCAGATTCTTCATTAAGATTAAACCTTTTTCCCAGAGATCTTTCACTATTTGAATCTATAATACATTCAAATGATATGTCAATCACAATAtcataatcaatatttaataagatatcacGAACAATATGTACTTCATACCTTTGTATCGTCATCTTCAATTCGTAGTTCCTTTACAGATATAAAAGCAGGATAACATAGTACAATTTGCTTAATTCCAAGTACAAATTCTTCgtcaatttctaaaaattgtgGCTCATATTCGTGATATTCTTTGGAATTTTCGGTAGagtaatatatcttatatattccATCTTCTTTTActaatctaatataaaaatataattagatgaTATTATTATCCTACCTTAAACTcgtcatttttcaaaattagaatCAGAAATTAATTCGTCATAACTCACCTGATACAATGCGATCTTAACAATCGTATCTTTGTCTCAAGCGTTATCTCCACGCAGTTCTTGATAACCCCGTTATTGGTCATGATCTCGCCACCTTCCGCCACGGTACATTCCCGTTCATCTTCGAAGAGGAACGGTGGCAGAAAATCGTGAATGTGATTTTTGGCCATCAAATCGGCCGCGTTGtcaatatcaatatattttagcaTCAAAGTGATCAAAttcttaatcttatttttgaatatatatttttgatcatTCGCTTGATATGCAGTACCGACGTATTTTAAGTAATCGAGGGGTAATCCCTCCCGAAAACGAATATCGTTTTCAGTGGCTCGCTTCAAAGCTTGCGGAAGCGCTTTCTCAAGAAAGTCGCACCAACTGTTTTTCTGATACACGCTTATTGTAACATGCAAGCTATGAGTATCGAGAGTCATTCCTTGATGGATGGTTCCCCGTGGTAGATATAACAAATCACCAGCTTTGATAACTGTATCTAGTATAGGGTTCCCTATCTCtaattgattgaaatttttggaGGAATACCTCGGcaaatattcattttcattCAGCGGTTTGTATAACCTCCATCTCTTCTGACCCTcgatttgtaatataaatgctTCTACGTCATCGTAATGAGGCGCGAAACCTTGGCTATTAGGTGGCGTAAGATACAAATTGGCACCCACAAAGCAACCAAAGTATTCTTGGAGAGTAGCTGTAAAACGaaagtattttacaaattaaaaagaaagaaataattaaaaaattatataaaagggTCACACTGTACCAATCAATATAAACagcttaatataatttattgaatactATGGTATGTGACTAATACAAGAAATAagtgtcaattttttaaaattcttttaatgcTTAGGaccattattaaatgtaacgattaaattaatttcaaatattattttttgttacagttTACGTTTCAAACTATATCGATACACAGTctataaaactgaaaataaatttaataattgatataaaattattattagctcCAAAATCTGTTTTGACTAAGAATTGGCAATTCCTCTTATttcttgtattaatataattacattttcatgtaaaaaatgatattttaatcaaatctataagaaaattagatctaaaaaatatcaatttttaatttattattctaaagtcttatatttcaatatttttcttaaacagtTATTTAATAGTTCATTGATGCAGTGGCTCTATAATCAGTACAGTATCTTACCATTCAACGCATGTATTGCAGGTATAAATGTTTGAGGATTTAACATTCTGACAGAAcatttgttttgataataatccCAAACAACACTCGCAACAGCGCGACCAGAAGAGTTGTGAGTCTCTCTCATTCCGTTAGAATAAGACGTTATGTCGATATTTTTACCAAATAGGAGATGATTCTTCCTCAATACGTCATCTATTACAGGAGTTGATACAATGCGCTTGTAATATTTGGGTATACCCCTTTTTACGTACGTTGGTATCTTTTCCCAATTGTGtctgataaagaaaaattgacattaatactagaaaaatttatataattatacttataattatacttatcaattttaacttaCTCGAAAAAGTGTTCTATATCTATAGGATACAATAGCCACTGAAGTATTTTTCGGCTAGTCGTAATTGGATTGCTATCATcactatttttttcatttatctcAATACTCGTATTACTTGAATCACTCTGATTCAAATCACTCTGATTCAAATCACTatgatttgattttaaattgtttttgttactttCTGCTCTACTATTCTTCATAGCTAAGTTTGTCTgagtagttttttttttaagattcttCTTTCTCAttgcttttaatttcaattttctacGCATATTTcggttttcatttaatttgtttattggTTGTATGCTGTCATTGATATTTACTTTTGTTTTAGATTTTATCCTTTCTG is part of the Monomorium pharaonis isolate MP-MQ-018 chromosome 2, ASM1337386v2, whole genome shotgun sequence genome and encodes:
- the LOC105830464 gene encoding multiple coagulation factor deficiency protein 2 homolog, which translates into the protein MRTIFLISFCLGLTTGHFRGPHHPRSSVSHHHYVPEKDAIKLTQDDELLHDTTHLKEDMGSMADQLDFSKMTEQEIEFHYFQIHDIDNNTKLDGLEILHALQHTLHEHDEDVLQSDQDWIIELIDKVLEEDDLNNDGYLEYVEYVLGRQRDHAAQKKRNKLRIGT
- the LOC105830462 gene encoding ribosomal oxygenase 1, which encodes MREVTAYVHVAVWFFAPICIKKVNMEAVSAFSVYAAKEKNTAQLLNGKKNKQKSSKVLNQKNRKNVKQTSANQQVQRKERIKSKTKVNINDSIQPINKLNENRNMRRKLKLKAMRKKNLKKKTTQTNLAMKNSRAESNKNNLKSNHSDLNQSDLNQSDSSNTSIEINEKNSDDSNPITTSRKILQWLLYPIDIEHFFEHNWEKIPTYVKRGIPKYYKRIVSTPVIDDVLRKNHLLFGKNIDITSYSNGMRETHNSSGRAVASVVWDYYQNKCSVRMLNPQTFIPAIHALNATLQEYFGCFVGANLYLTPPNSQGFAPHYDDVEAFILQIEGQKRWRLYKPLNENEYLPRYSSKNFNQLEIGNPILDTVIKAGDLLYLPRGTIHQGMTLDTHSLHVTISVYQKNSWCDFLEKALPQALKRATENDIRFREGLPLDYLKYVGTAYQANDQKYIFKNKIKNLITLMLKYIDIDNAADLMAKNHIHDFLPPFLFEDERECTVAEGGEIMTNNGVIKNCVEITLETKIRLLRSHCIRLVKEDGIYKIYYSTENSKEYHEYEPQFLEIDEEFVLGIKQIVLCYPAFISVKELRIEDDDTKIQIVKDLWEKGLILMKNLLC